In Phocoena phocoena chromosome 19, mPhoPho1.1, whole genome shotgun sequence, a genomic segment contains:
- the RNFT1 gene encoding E3 ubiquitin-protein ligase RNFT1 has protein sequence MQANCSQLHSPSGAAGSEDASASQCVQTRLTGEASCLYSGDVHIQINSMPKECAENPSSRNVRSGVHGCTHGCVHSRLRSHSHNEARQPDDTEMESGDHGSSSFSEFRYLFKWLQKGVPYILILGVKLVMQHITGISLGVGLLTTFIYANKSIVNQVFLRERCSKIQCAWLLVFLAGSSVLLYYTFHSQSLYYSLIFFNPTLDYSSFWDVLWIVGITDFILKFLFMGLKCLILLVPSFIMPFKSKGYWYMVLEELCQYYRTFVPVPVWFRYLISYGEFGNVTGWSLGILLALLYLILKLLDFFGHLRTFRQVLRIFFTRPSHGVAASKRQCSDVDDICSICQAEFQKPILLTCQHIFCEECITLWFNREKTCPLCRIVISDHINKWQDGATSSHLQIY, from the exons ATGCAAGCCAACTGTAGCCAACTGCACAGCCCTTCAGGAGCTGCAGGCAGTGAGGATGCCTCAGCCTCCCAGTGTGTCCAAACAAGATTGACAGGAGAAGCTTCCTGTCTTTATTCTGGAGATGTTCATATTCAGATAAACTCCATGCCTAAAGAATGTGCTGAAAATCCAAGCTCCAGAAATGTAAGGTCAGGTGTCCACGGCTGTACCCATGGATGTGTACACAGTCGCTTACGGAGTCACTCCCACAATGAAGCAAGGCAACCTGATGATACCGAGATGGAGTCTGGAGATCATGGTAGTAGCTCCTTCTCAGAATTCCGATATCTCTTCAAGTGGTTGCAAAAAGGTGTTCCATATATTTTGATTCTGGGTGTCAAACTTGTTATGCAGCATATAACAG GAATTTCTCTTGGAGTTGGGCTGCTTACAACTTTTATATATGCAAACAAAAGCATTGTAAATCAGGTTTTTCTAAGA gAAAGGTGCTCAAAGATTCAGTGTGCTTGGTTACTGGTATTCTTAGCAGGATCTTCTGTTCTTTTATATTACACCTTTCATTCTCAGTCACTTTATTACAG cttaattttttttaatcctacttTGGACTATTCGAGCTTCTGGGACGTACTTTGGATCGTTGGAATTACAGACTTCATTCTGAAATTCCTCTTCATGGGCTTAAAATGCCTTATTTTATTGGTGCCTTCTTTCATCATGCCTTTTAAATCCAAG ggTTATTGGTATATGGTTTTAGAAGAATTATGTCAGTATTACCGAACTTTTGTCCCCGTACCAGTTTGGTTTCGTTACCTTATAAGCTATGGGGAGTTCGGTAATGTAACTGGATGGAGTCTTGGGATATTGCTGGCTTTACTCTACCTCATACTAAAA cttctggACTTTTTTGGACATCTGAGAACTTTCAGACAGGTTTTGCGAATATTTTTTACACGACca AGTCACGGAGTGGCTGCCAGCAAGAGACAGTGTTCAGATGTGGATGATATTTGTTCAATATGTCAAGCTGAATTTCAAAAGCCAATTCTTCTCACCTGTCAG CATATATTTTGTGAAGAGTGCATTACCTTATggtttaacagagagaaaacatgtCCGCTGTGCAGAATTGTGATTTCAGACCATATAAACAAATGGCAAGACGGAGCCACTTCATCACACCTTCAAATATATTAA